The Malus domestica chromosome 10, GDT2T_hap1 nucleotide sequence GAATACATTTGTTCAGCGTATGTATTTAGAGTTTATGTTATGCTTTTATCAGTGTGATTCTTTTTGACACGGTTATCTGTTGGTGCAGATGTGGCCTCCCAAGAATGTGAAAGATTCAGCATCCTGCCTTCACTCAAAGTTGAAGGAAGCTATCATGCAGGCAAGGCTCGTTCTTGACAATGAGATTATCATAAAACTAGTAATTTAATGGAAATTTGATTACCGTTTCTTAATATCGCTTCGTACTTGGTGTTTGTTGCATCACATAATAGAACCTTATCGCAGTCTGCAAGGATTTTTATCAAAAATGGTCTTTATCTTTTACCAACTCATCAGTTTGGTCCTTTATGTTTCAAACTGATCAATGTCATCCCTTATCCATTGTTCCACTCGTTAATTTACTCCTTACCGTCAAATTTCGTTAAAAAAATCTGTTAGGGTGATTGTGTGGCACGTGTGGGACCCATACAGCCAATTATTTTTTGCCACATGGATTATCTAAAGaatccaaaattttaaaataatttaagtgaaaaacaaaagaatgaaaaagtaagataatgaaataaaatattaaaaaaataaataaaaagcagACCCAGTAAGCACCACCCATCTCTCCCACCACTCCACTAAGAGCCACCCTCTTGGCTCTCCAACGCCACTAACCACTGTAACAACCTCCCACCTgggccctctctctctcctctccctccctctctctttcccctTGTCCCACCACCCCACCGTCATTTCCCTCCCAAACCATAAACATAACCAGACAAGGAAATTGACCCCAGTCTGTAATAATGATACAAAAACGCTGAGTCTTAGTGTTAGTGGTAGCTTTTAGTCTTCTCTGTAATGCTGCTAAAATTGTGATGTAGTCCTTGTCAACTTGATCTAATCAGAGAGATGATGTGAAGAGAAACAGGTTTTGAGCAGGTTGGCTCTGTTATTTTGGTTGATACTAGACTATGAAGTTAAGTGAGCTATTAGATCTCTTTCAAATACTAGAAAGTATCAGATTTGTTTGAAAATATAGAACATGCAGAGGACACTCTCCCCTAACATAGATGTGTTTGAGTACATGGTTGCAGATTTATTATCCTATGTCTCACTACTGATTTTGATGCTTCTTGGTAAATAGGTTAGAAAGGTGTAATTTGGTGAGGTGGAAGTGGTTCGTTCAGTAATGAGTAGCACTAACGTACCACATTAACTGTAGAGTTCAGAATAAAGAGGAAAACTTTTAAGAATGATATCAATACAATTAATTGTAAGTGTATTGAATTGTTAATACTCTGCAATAGATGAATTAAATACAGAGAAGTCTGCCATAGGCAAAGCATAACTACATGACCAcattttgattcaatttatgTGTATTTTTATGGGCCAAATATCTATTGAAAGGTGCTCCCCTTCACTTCATGAAGGGCTGTATACTTTGGTATGTGTTCATTAAGCTGTAGTGCTAAGTACGAGGCATATTTTGCATCAGTGTTGCAGTTGTTCCTTTGCTTTTGTCCTTTGTAGTAGTTAAACGTGAGCAAATTTTCTGATGTCATGCAGACTGGCTTGGAAAAGAACTTGTTTGGAAATCATCCAGTTTCATTGTCGACAGAATCTCGTAGTCCTCCTCCTGCATTTTCCTCATATCCACTTGTTAGTGCATCTTTGAATGGAGGAAGGGACAATAATGCTAGCTCATCCGCAGGAAAAGATGGACCTAACGTAATTGATTTCGCGGCTACAACTGGAGCAGGACCTTCTATACATCCAGTGACAGACATAGTGGAGATAGGAAGTCCTAGTTCGGCAGGGAATTATGTGCAAAGCACGAGTCCGGTAAAGGGCAAGAggaaattttttgttatttactGAATTTGTCATGTGGAGATAGAATCCCTACCTTCTTTATATGTGCCATTTCACACTGACTTGTGCTCGTGTATGTGCAACTTGATATATTTTTTATGCTGTTTTTCTATTGGCTCAtgatttcattttgtttgtggGCACGAAATCTAGCCTGGTGCTACAACACGAAAGGGTGCATTGCAAGTTGAGCGACAGAACTCTGAAATTTCATATTATGCAGATGATGAAGATGGGAATCGTAAAAAGTATTCACGAAGGGGTAAGTAGAAAGTTTTCTCTTTGTGTGTCGATTTTCAAGTCAtgatattattttctttgttgtgGCATTGTTAATCAAATTTACGGTATAGGACGTGCTTTAATGAGCAATGCCATTTCTGATCAGAaccgtttttttttataattctaTTAGGCGAAAAGACacttttgtttcttcaagttcTGCCTAAGTATCGATTTGCCTTTTTCTCCAATTGCATAATTGGACCCctcttttatatattttgatCCTTTTTAGTTGAAACAATGTTATTAGTCCATGAATACTAGAGGTACACGGTCCTTATCCAATTGTATAGTTAGACCCTTCTTTTATCAACAATAGTTACAACTTTATTATTAATATGTTGATTCAGCACCTTAATTGACTATACGATGTTAGTGGAAGTCATAGCATATGCAATGCCAGTTGCTTACCACATACGTGTATCAATTTTTTGTCTATTTGTCTCTGTATACTAAAATACAAGCATTATTGTCACTTTGTGGTAATTTACCACATGCCAAATTTATAGTCTATAACTATATTACAGTTTTGGTGGATGGAAGAACCACAGTTTtctaatttaagaaaaaaatggaaggatGTAATTACAAAATTGGAAAATAGAGACTATAGAAATTTGATGACGAAAGTTATAGTTTACATTTGCTAATATTATGTCTCATCTTGCTTTGTGTTTGctaaatgaaattgacactttaATGCTGCAAAGTTAATATCCtgtgggttttttattttatcttatgGTAGGCCCATTCCGACATAAGTTTCTTAGAGCATTGCTTCCATTCTGGTCAAGTGCGTTGCCAACTCTACCAGTGACTGCACCCCAGCGAAAAGATGGATCAATTGAAAATGATGTCCCAGAAGGTCGTCCCCGACATAAGAAATCATCAAGAATGGATCCAAGAAAAATCCTACTTGTTATAGCAATCATGTAACGTCTGTTCATCCACATTTTTCTTCGTTGCAATATTTGTTTGCTTAATTCTTCTTGTTGGctaagaaaatagaaaataaggGTATAAAAATTGGAAAACAGAAGTAATCTGAACCTGCTTTAGGGCGGGTAAGGAGGGGGTGGGGTCACTTTTCTAAGTGCGCCATGTCAGATTCTCATAAGTGCCATGATTGCTCGTGATATTGGAGGTCAAGTTGCTTTTGGGTCAATTGGAACTCCTGTTCTGCTGGATCCGGCTTCCTTGCTTATGCTTTATTatattcttgcaagtataaATGGTTGGATCATCGAAAATAAGTATTCCAGTTGCGAGAACGTATAATGTTAACACACTATAGCAATGTTTGAGCTACAGCATATAAAACAAGCTGCAGTCTGCTAATGCAATTATTTTACAAATTTGTGTAGGGCATGCATGGCGACTATGGTTATTTTGTATTACAGATTAGTGCAACGGGGTCTTGGTGAGGAGATGCCTGAAGACGAGCAGCAGCAATAACTTCCATATATTGTGTGGTGAAATTCAGGTGCGGTGTATACTTTTCTTAATGCACAGACCTCCTGATCCCAGTCGTCGTGATCCTGCAttaaaatgttttttatttctttggtcTGGACCTGCTTCATGTCGTTAGTGAAACATAGAAATGGATAGTAGAAATTTACATTTCAGTGTTGATCACAGTGAAAGTAGCTTTGTCCATGATCTCTCGTTCccgtttttctttttgtatctGTATGAAGTTGAATTGGAGAGGCAGGTTAAGTGCAAAAGTTTTGTTGTAATCATCAATTGATTCATTTTTATGAATAAACCTGCTTCCCTTTACAGGGAAGCAACATTGTGGCCCCAACCCCATGGCCTCAGGTCCAACCCGATCACTATCTTGTTGGTcggtttaattttatttgtgtgtgtgtgtgtatatatatatatgtgtgggtgtgtgtgtgtgtgtgtgtgtgtgtgtgtgtttgttttatagttttgaataccaattatcaataattattcTGTATTTGTTGTAATTCTTTATCTTTATCTTTCTCTTGAGCGGAAGTGGAGTGCCTGAATATAACCAGTTTATATTCAGCCCCATCTCGGCTACCATTAATATAACGCTGAGAAAAGCAATGAAAGTCCTTGACAAGCAAGGCATAAGAACGAACCAATCATGAGCCAGTACTCCACTTTAGGCACAATTATTTGATTCAGAGGTTAAATTACTTGTGGTGCAAGTCCAACACATAACAAAGTCTAAAACTCGTACATTATGTTTATTTTTGACATAGCCAACAATGGCACACGTTACAAACAGCAATCAAGAGATTCACCAAGCCTGACCAAAGGCTCAAGTGTCAAGCGTCTAAAACATccgagatttttttttaatatgcaaGTACATTACATGTATAAGTATAGTGAATCTATATTAtactataatatatatgtttaaACCAACCTGAGATAACAATTCCAGTCTTTCACTAAGATTTCGAATAGTTGTCTTGAATTCAAGTTGATTATGTTTCCCATCTTCCTTGGAGAAAGACGATCAATTCCCACTCACGTTCATTGCGGATCGGATCATCCATATAATTTAAGTTTCgttattaatttataatttttttaatttaataaaacttAATCCgattttcattttaaaattggATTTGAAAGGGGATACAAAAGTATGGTTGGTTTCTTTACTCACAAAAGATAAAAGTTTAGACCTAAAATAAGAGGCGTTGTACCCTTGAATCCATAAGCCTTGGCAGAGGACCAGAAAAGACTCGACTCCGTACATCTATAACAGTCACGATGGTGTTGTTGAAACTTGCTTGAACATGAATAACTCCCCTTGGGGATTCTACGTGTATTCTACGCGAACCAATACGTCTATTACTACGTGAACCAATTTTTGGTATAGGTTTTGCCATATTTCTACATGAACCAATTTTGAATTCTTTACTCAATCCGAATTCATGGTCCTCGTGAAACTAACTCTCACAAGGGGTGATGCGTATAGATTTGTGAGAACCAGATGAAAATATTGACAAGTTACTGTTAGGATGCTATGACAGATGACATGAATAAGTTGATAATTGTTGTATGAGAATTAGTTGGTTAGTTAGTTAAGAAGTTAGTTGGAAACTTACTACATATAGTAAACTTGTATCAGCAGCAAAACAGTTAATGAAATAGTATTTGGTATTCTTGTTGTACTCTATGTGCAATCTTTGAAGAAGTAGCTAGGACTCAACATTGTTATTAGCTTTTCGATCCTACCAATCCTTCATTGTTGTATGGCGCGCCAAACCATGTGCAAAACCATAGAAGCTCGCATTTCCAATTTGGAGTCCAAGTTCGATGAATTCAAGAGTTCACAGGACGAATTCAAGTGTACCCAAGATTTGATTCTCCTTCAATTGCAATCTATCATGGCGCGCTGTAATGGTGGCTCTCTTGGTGAATCTTTAGAGGCAGCTCTTAGCGATCCCCAATTTCAGAATCCGATGAACCCAAACTCATGTTCGTCAAGAAACTGGGCAGAATTTCAATCACCAGCCTCGCACACCTTTCTTGAAGATGGATTTTCCACGATTCAATGAAGGCGATGATATGCTGGGGTGGATTTACAAAGCGGAACATTATTTCAATTTCTTTAACATTGATGATGCTAAGAAGGTCAAACTCGCATCTTTTCACATGGAAGGGGAAGCAATTTAATGGTTTCAGTGGGCTCGATGCCTTACTAACTATCCATCTTGGGAAAAATTCACAAATATTCTTTGCCAAGAATTTGGTCCTTCTGAAATGGAAGATTTTGCTGAAAGTTGAGTGAAATTGAGGCAAACTGGTACGCTTAGGGACTATGTTCTTGAATTCCGCAGACTCATAAATCGGACAAAAGATATTAGTCCAAGACTGCTTCGATCATGTTTCATTGGTGGGTTAAAGCCTGAATTGAGGCATGATGTTAAACTTCTCAAGCCAAAAGATGTACTTGAAGCTGTTGCTTATGCTCAAGTGGATGCAAAGATCACAGAGCTTAAGGTGAAATCTCTTTACAAACTTTCTGCTATTCAACCCAATTTTCAATCTCCATTGTCAACAAATGTTAATATTGCAAATTTGCTTGAAAATCATGTTAAGAACACCTGAGGAGGTAGATCATTGTAGACGAAATGGTTTATGTTTTCATTGCAAAGATAAGTTTGTGAGGGGTCATACTTGTGAAAAGAAACAGTTGTTGATTGATGTTCAAGATCCTGTGATTGATAATACTGAGGAATTAGAGAATGATAAACCACAAATAGCTGCTTGTGCACTTTTTGGTACCTCTGCTCCTCCTTCCATCAACACTACGAAGGATTATGGGTTGATTAAAAATTGTCCTGTCACTATATTGATCGATTTAGGCAGTTCCCATAACTTTGTggatttgggattggtcaaAAGGCTAAGAACACATTTGGATAGTAAACATTTGTTTAATGTCATGATTGTTGATGAGGGTAAAGTAGCTACAAAAGGTACTTTAGCTCATGCTTCTGTCAAGATTCAGGATTTCCATTTCATCACAGATTTGCATGCTATCCTTTGGGTGGATGTGATATTGTATTAGGTATCCAATGGTTGAGAACACTTGGTCCTATTCTTTGGGACTTTGATAAGTTGTATATGTAGTTTTCTAAGGATTCTAGGACTTTCTGCATTACAAGTCCTTATACTGTTGGTAACAATTTTGAGGATATTTCATGCAAAAATTACTGCAACAAGAGAACATAGTATGTGTAGTATTCTACCATTTAGAACCTGAATCCATGTTTTTGCATCACATGGAGTCACAAACTGCAAACTCTCATTTTGTGAATCTTACAGATGAACGACAGTTAGAATTGAAATGACTTATTGGCAGAATTTGAATTAGCGTTTCTTACACCTAGTACAATTCCTCCTCATAGGGTTCAAGACCATCGAATTCCCTTGATTGAGGGCAGCACATAACCAAATAGTAGACCCTATAGATATGGGCTAGTACAAGCACGAAATTGTATTGAGTCCATTGAGCTCTTGCATAAGGTCTTTAACTCAAGTCCTGCAACTGGCTATGAAGGTTTTTTAAAGACCTACAAAAGGATTTCTAGGGCATTATATCGAGAAGGTATAAAGAAGGACATCAAGAATAGACGTTAGTTGTGCTATTTGTCAGCAAAGTAAGTATGAGACCTTGTCTCCCCCTGGACTCTTGCAGCCATTACCAATTCCAGCTAAAGTTTGGTCTGATATTTCAATAGATTTCATCACTACTTTTCCTTCCTGCGAAGGTAAAACTGTGATTTGGGTAATTGTGGATAGGGTGTCTAAATATGCACATTTCATTGCATTGAATCACCCTTACACAACTTCTCTAGTTGCTCAACTCTTTGTTGACAATATATTCAAATTACATGGAATGCCACAGTCTATAGTGAGTGATAGAGATCCAGTGTTCATGAGTAAATTTTGGAAGGaatttgaaggtttttttaAAGACCTACAAAAGGATTTCTAGGGCATTATATTAAGAAGGTATAAAGAATGACATCAAGAATAGTGGCTAGTTGTGCTATTTGTCAGCAAAATAAGTATGAGACTTTGTCTCCCCCTGGACTCTTGCATCCATTACCAATTCTAGCTAAAGTTTGGTCTGATATTTCAATAGATTTCATCATTACTCTTCATTCCTGCAAAGGTAA carries:
- the LOC114827588 gene encoding uncharacterized protein, producing MVVCKCRKATKLYCFVHKVPVCGECICSPEHQICVIRTYSEWVIDGEYDWPPKCCLCHVELDEGTGPQTTRLGCLHVIHTSCLVSHIKSFPSHTAPAGYVCPTCSTPMWPPKNVKDSASCLHSKLKEAIMQTGLEKNLFGNHPVSLSTESRSPPPAFSSYPLVSASLNGGRDNNASSSAGKDGPNVIDFAATTGAGPSIHPVTDIVEIGSPSSAGNYVQSTSPPGATTRKGALQVERQNSEISYYADDEDGNRKKYSRRGPFRHKFLRALLPFWSSALPTLPVTAPQRKDGSIENDVPEGRPRHKKSSRMDPRKILLVIAIMACMATMVILYYRLVQRGLGEEMPEDEQQQ